The Arenibacter algicola region CGCTGCCAGTACTTTATGCACGCCCGGAGCATCCACCGCTACCGGTTTTTCACAGAAAACATGTTTTCCGGCATTTACTGCTGCCGTAAGATGGTCTGGCCTAAATGCGGGCGGCGTTGTCAATAAGACTACGTCTACTCCAGAATCAATTACCTTTAGATAGGAGTCAAATCCAATTAACTTGTTTTTGTTTTCTACTTTTATTTTGTCGCCGGCAATCTTCAGCAGGGCGGAATGTGCTTCCTCCAGTCTATCTTCAAAAACATCGCCCATGGCGTAAAGAACTACATTGGGGTCGGCTTCCAAGGCCTGGACGGCAGCTCCGGTTCCCCGTCCACCACAACCGATAAGGCCTACCTTTAGAGGGGAGTCTTTATAAACATTTGTTGCTCCAAAGGAAATGGCAGGATAGGTCAAGGAACCTCCTATAATTGCTATCCCCGATTTTTTTATGAAATTCCTTCTGCCCGGGGCACTTGAATTTATAGATTTGCGATCTTTCATTTTTTGTCGATTATATTTACCCTTGTTAAAATCCTATACAAAATAGCAATTTTTTCCTTAAGTACTTCTAAGGAGGCCTAACATGGTTGTTATTATGCTAAATTACGGCTGGTAATGAGGCCGCCAACTATAAATTGACAGAACAGGGGAAGTGTATTTTGTAATCCGAAAATTAGTGGACTGAAACTACTTTACATTAAATAGCAGTCTACGGTATCGGCCAAAATATGTATTAAAAAGGCAATCCCGAAGACCCTGGTTTTTGTAAAAAAAAGCAAAAGGAAATAACCTGCAATGGCCCAATAAGTATGAAGGGGGTGAAAGTTAATACTACATCGGCCTGGGTCAAAAATAGGATCTGCCAATAGATGATCTAAATCTAAAAAAATTCCGGCCAACAGTATCAAGATTATTTTTAGGCGGTGATCCTTAAAGAATACCAGACCAATAATAATTGGAAGTATAAAATGAATGCCATAATGTAGGAAAAACCTAAGCATTTTGCAGGTTTAGGTTCAAGTTTTTCAGGTAGGTCAAGGCGTTGGTACCTTCATTGAATAAAAGGTCCAAAATACTTAAATTGGGAATAAAGTCATTTCTGTCCTCAAATACTTGCACATATTCCGGCTGTTGAAATTGAAGCTTTGATTTGGAATTTATTAAAATCCTCCCATCAATTTTGTCGGTAACATCAACTTCAAAGATTTCGGTCCTGTCCAAAGGCATATTATTTTGCAGACAATCGCAAATGGTTTCGATTGTCTTCAAGTTGAAATCCATTAAGGAGTGGAATGTATTGTGGTACAACGGGGCGATATCATCTTCATAGAATTCAAAGAAAGGAGAGGTCCTATAAGCTGTTTCCAAGGTTCGCCAATGCTGTCTTTGCCAAGGGTAAGCGTTGTCCATTTGTACTTCACTGTACCTTTGTTTCCCTTTTTTGTTCCCCACATGTTTTATAGGTATAGTGAGCATATGCAGCCCTAGGTCCGTGCATATATAACACCTATTGCGAAAAGTTTGTTTTTGAAAATTGTCCATGACTTCCCAACAAATATCATTTTGAACAATAGCGGCAAAGTTGGCGATATTGGGAAAATAACCTGGATGTAGCAGCAGTTTCATGGTCTAATTTGAAAATATATCGATTCGAAAATGTATCAATTTATAAATTGATTTCTTATTTAGCGGCAAGTTAACCGTGAAATGACTTCTCGACTCCGCTCGAAGTGACGATCGATTGTCTGGTCGAGCGGAGTCGAGACCTGAATGCAATGACAAAACATCCCTAACCTAACACAAGTTAAAACGCTGCCTTTGTTGGCAGATATGTAATTTTATGGCATAATTGTTTAGTTGGCCATTGGCAGTATTCGAAACCATAATTGTCCCATTGGTACATTGAATCATTGCAACATTAATTGTCCACTTTCTTCTTTTTTCTAAAGAAATCAAATATGAACCAAGCTGCCAGCAGGATAAGGAAATACTTAAAGTAAGAGGTAGGCTCACCATCTCCGTTTACGGTAGTAAATACCCTGTCCCATCTTACCTTCCAATTGCTCATGCCATCGTTAATACCATCAATGCTCATCCATATAAAAATGGGCGTTCCCACTATATGGTCTTCAGGGACATAGCCCCAGAATCTACTATCTTCAGATCTATGTCTGTTATCTCCCATCATCCAATAGTAATTCTGATCAAATGTGTAGGAATTGGCAACCTCGCCGTTAATAAGGATCTGATTTCCGTTCACTTTAATGTCATTACCTTCGTATTCTTTAATTATCTTTTCATAAATGGGAAGTACTTCTATGTTAAGTGGAACCGTTTTTCCTTTTTCGGGAATATAGATCGTACCCATATTGTCCACAGTTCCTGTATGTGCCGGATCTTGAGGGAAAACCGAAGTATCGGGATTTTTATATGAAAATTTATTAATTGAGGCGATTCCATCCTTGCCTGTATAATTTTTGGCCTCTGCCTCGGTTAAATTAAAGAGTGCCATGTTGTTCATGTCTTCGGACTTTAAATAGTCCTTCACCTTCTGGTTGCCCACATTACCTGCGTAATAGGTATAGGATGTATCGGATTTTATCTGTTCCAAATTCATGGCCTGAATTACCTCTGTAGCCCGTTCCTGTTGGAGAGAGCTGTTGGGGACACGTATAACGTTCCCCGATAGGTTCTCCCTGCCCAATAGTTCTATAGCGGCATTGGAAAATTGTCCGTCTACTGTAACTGTATGAAGGAATTCTGGTTTTGCCCTATAGGGTAAAACCGTTTTTTCACCGTTGATATAAACATAGCCATCTTTAATGGTCAACGAATCTCCCGGTACCCCAACGCAACGTTTTACATAGTTGGATTTTTTGTCGATGGGTTTGCGTACTCCTTGCTGTCTTTTAAAAAACTGGTATACGGTATCTGCGGGCCAACTAAATACAACAATATCGTTTCGTTTTACCTTTTTAAACCCGGGAAGCCTTAAATATGGGAGTTGTAATTTATTCCAAACAGAAGTTTTGTAGGTAGCAGGGTCTACATCCGCAACATAAGATCTGGTTTTTAGTATTGGCAGGGTATCGTGGACCATGGGAGCGGCTACGGTGGTCATTGGTATCCGTGCCCCATAATGAAATTTACTTACGAAAAGGAAATCTCCCACCAGTAGGGTTTTTTCCAAGGAACTGGTAGGAATAACAAAGGGTTGAATTAAGTAGGTGTGGACCAAAGTAGCGGCCACAATGGCAAATACAATGGAGCTGACCCATTCTCCCAGCGCGGTTTTGGGGTGAATGTCCCTGTTTTCAATATATTTTACATCCTCAACAAAATAGTTCACATAATAAATATATAGTCCAAGGGTCAATATGGCCAACCAGGTATCCAATAAACTATTTTTCCCAAAACTTCTAAGGGTTTCTACCCAGACTACAGGAAACATCAATAAATTGATGATCGGGATAAAAAGTAGAATCACCCACCATTTAGGCCTATTGATAATCTGCATCAGCACAATGGCATTATAAACTGGGATTGCCGCTTCCCAAGCTTTACGTCCTGCTTTTACATATAATTTCCAGGTGCCTAAAAAATGTATTACCTGAATAATTAAAATAAAAATAATCCATTGAGTGCCGTTCATATCGGTAATTGTTATTTAATGATTGATGTTTGGAAAAGAATTGATCAACCGTTAAGTCATTTTAAGTTGTTCTTTGTTACGTTCTTTAACGAAGGTTTAACACGTCCTTCATTGTGAAAACCCCTGTTTTTCCAACGATCCACTCTGCGGCGATCACTGCTCCTAGGGCAAAACCTTCCCTGTTATGGGCGGTATGTTTAATTTCTATGCCATCCACTTCGCTTTCATAAGATACGGTATGGGTTCCAGGAGTATCGGCGATACGCTTTGCCGTGATAGGAATTTCCCTGTCCCCAGCGCTGTCCAATTTCCAATCGATGTAATTGGTATTATCAATAACACCTTCGGCCAAAGTAATTGCCGTTCCACTAGGTGCATCCAATTTTTGGGTATGGTGGATTTCCTCCATCACAACCTTATATTGATCTTGGGAAGCCATTAATTTTGCTAAATAAGAGTTCAGCTCAAAAAAAAGATTCACACCCAGACTAAAGTTGGAGGCATAAATAAAGGCTCCATTATTTTTTTTACATAAGTCCACTGCCTTTTGGTAATCCTGAAGCCATCCGGTTGTACCGGAAATTATAGGCACATTGTGTTCCAGACAGTTCTTAATGTTTCCATAAGCGGCGTTGGGCATACTAAAATCGATGGCAACATCAATTTCTGAAAAATTTATATCCGTAGCGTCCAAATCAATTTTAGCTACAATGGTATGGTTTCTTTTTAGGGCGATCTTTTCAATCATTTTACCCATTTTACCATATCCGAACAAGGCAATATTCATAAATTAAAACTTAATGGTTAAAGCCATTCCATAGACTGGTTTGGCGGTTATGGCGTCCATGTCCAAGTATGGTTTGAAATCCATACTAAGGTCATCATCCACGTTAAATTGCTTTAAATGCGAATCCACATTGGCATCCACAATGTTTAGGGCGTACATCCCAATGGTGACCAAAAGCCATAAATCCCGATCTTCCTGGTATCTTTCCTGCGCACTTTCCAATGCCGCCTCCGAAAAGTCAGGATCTGCTCCGGGGGCATTGGGTGTGCCAAGGTCATAGAATTCATCGTCCGTAAAACCGGCCTGGCGGCGTTTAAAGGCCGTCCTAAAGCGGTCATATAGGTCGTCGTTGTATATGTAGCCATATATTCCACCGCCTATAATGGCGTAGACTATGGGAACTTTCCAATAGCGTTTGTTATATATTTGACCAAGTCCTGGAAAAACCGCGGAATAAAAGGCTGCCTTACTGGGCGCCAAGGGATTGATGGCCCTTTTTTTGACTTTAAGGGTGTCGACCACTGTAATCCCCTCTTTTTTAAGGGAGGTTGTGATAGAATCTGATGCCTGGGTATTGTTTTCTTCCTCCTGCGCTAGTCCAAAGGTGATAACAAGAAAATATAGTGCCAGTGATACAAGATATTTACTCACCCGTAATCAATTTTTTTAACCGATTGAATTCTTCCTTGGAGTGAAAGGGGATGGTGATTTTTCCTTTGCCTTTTTCTGAGGCTTTAATATCTACTTTTACCGATAAATAATCTGAGAAGGCACCAAGGTTTTTGTCAATGAAATCTGGGTTTATAGCTGCTTTTTTTGGCTCTTTTCCAGATGGGGCCGTAACCGGGGCTACCTGGCCATTGCCTTCCTGATAGTCCTTTACTGCTTTTTCCGTATCCCTTACCGATAGATTTTCACCTACAATTTTTTCGTAAAGGGCAATCTGGTCCTGCTTTTTTTCCACATTTACCAGAGCCCTACCGTGGCCCATACTTACAAAACCGTCACGTATTCCGGTCTGTATAATGGGATCCAATCGCAGTAACCGCAAATAGTTGGTAATGGTAGAGCGTTTTTTGCCTACCCGTTCGCTCATTTTTTCCTGCGTCAATTGAATTTCATCTATCAACCTTTGGTAGGAAAGTGCAATTTCAATGGGATCTAAATCCTGTCGTTGAATATTTTCAACCAAAGCCATTTCCAGGGATTCCTGATCGTTGGCAATACGGATATATGCCGGTATTGTCTCCAGGCCAATTAATTTGGAAGCCCTGTACCTACGTTCCCCAGAAACTAATTGGTATTTATTAAAATCAAGCTTTCTTACGGTTATTGGCTGTATTACCCCCAATTCCTTAATGGAAGAGGCCAATTCCTGTAATGCTTCATCATTGAAATTGGAACGGGGCTGGAATGGATTAACGTCTATTGCGTCCATATCCAGTTCCACAATATTGCCCACAACTTTATCGGCATTCTTGTCGGTGGCCGACTGAATATCGTTTTCCGGGTCTTTTAATAGGGCCGATAGTCCGCGGCCCAACGCTTGTTTTTTTATCGCTTTCGCCATTATGCTGTCTCCTTGTTTTTCACAACTACTTCATTTGCCAAATTTAAATAATTGGCAGCTCCTTTACTACTTGCATCGTATTTAATAATGCTTTCACCATAACTAGGGGCTTCGCTCAATCTTACATTTCTTTGTATGATGGTGTCGAAAACCATTTCAGAAAAGTGCTTTTTTACCTCCTCCACTACTTGGTTGGATAACCTTAATCTGGAATCGTACATGGTAAGTACCATTCCTTCTATATCCAATTCGGGATTGTGTATTTTTTGAACACTCTTAATGGTGTTTAATAATTTGCCCAATCCTTCCAATGCAAAATATTCACATTGTATGGGAATCATAACAGAATCGGCCGCAGTAAGGGCGTTCAATGTTAAGAGACCTAGGGAAGGCGCACAATCTATAAGAATATAGTCGTATTTTTCCTTTAGATGGCGAATGGCATTTTTCATCATATATTCCCTATCGTCCTTGTCCACCAACTCAATTTCGATGGCTACAAGATCAATATGCGCTGGGATAAGATCTACATTTGGGGAGGAGGTCTTTATGATGGTTTCTTCGGCGGTTTTGGTATGTTCCAATAGTTGGTAGGTTCCCAACTCAATACTATCTACATCCAAACCTAGTCCGGAAGTTGCATTAGCTTGGGGGTCAGCGTCTATTAGTAATACTTTTTTTTCCAATACACCCAAAGAGGCGGCTAAATTTACCGAAGTAGTAGTTTTTCCTACACCACCTTTTTGATTAGCAATAGCAATTATTTTGCCCATTATCATAGTAAGTTAGGGGGTAAAAATACGATTATTTAAGTTGTTATAAAATGTATTTTGTTAACACTGGGTGAATAACTGTAGTCTTTGGCGTTAAAGTACGTTAAAGTTGTATGGGATTTGTTCTCAGGCCATTACATGTTTATTGTTTTTTCGCGAATCACTTATACACAACTTATTAATGGTACTCAATTTTTAAAAGCCTCGGTCACAACGTTGGAAAATATTGGAACCAAGACCAAAAAAGTAGCCATCACTGGTAAAATACCCTGGCCCTAGCGCTTATTACTAATTGTGGTCCACGGCTTGTTTTGAAGGCTAAACCCATTTTGTCCGTTCAGGAACAGCGGATATCACTTACTTAGAATTTTTAAAATTTCGATGGCCGTATCGCTAATTTTTGTGCCGGGACCAAATATTGCTGCCGCCCCAGCTTCATACAAAAAGTCATAATCCTGTTTGGGTATTACCCCGCCCACAATTACCATAATGTCTTCGTGCCCGTACGCTTTTAATTCCTGTAGTACTTGAGGTACCAAGGTCTTATGTCCGCCTGCTAGGGATGAGATCCCCAGTACATGGACATCGTTTTCCACGGCCTGTTTTGCAGCTTCGGCCGGGGTTTGGAAGAGGGGGCCAATATCCACATCAAAACCTAGATCGGCATATCCCGTTGCCACAACTTTAGCACCTCGGTCGTGACCGTCCTGCCCCATTTTGGCAATCATTATTCTAGGCCTACGGCCTTCCTGCTCGGCAAAGCTGTCGGCCATTTGCCTGGCTATGCCAAAGCTGTCATCCCCTTTTATTTCTTTTGAATACACCCCGGTAAACGAATTTATGATTGCCTTGTGCCTGCCAAAGGCATTTTCCAGCGCAGTGCTTATTTCGCCCAGCGTAGCTCTTGCCCTAGCAGCCTTTATAGCTAAAGCTAAGAAATTTTCCTCTTCCAAGGTATTTATGTGGGCAGATTTGGAGGAATTGGGCTTCATTCTTTCTTTTGCAACTTTGGTAAGTGCTAAAAGTGCTTGTTGCACTTCATGTTCACTCCTATTTGCCTTGACCAATTCCAAACGTGCCAATTGCTGTTTTCTGACCTCGGCATTATCCACCTCCAGTATTTGAAGTTCATCTTCTGTCTTGGACTGGTATTTGTTAATACCAACAATGATATCCCTAACACTATCTATACGGGCCTGTTTTTTTGCGGCGGCCTCCTCTATCCTCAATTTTGGAATTCCAGCGTCGATGGCCTTTGTCATTCCCCCCAATTCTTCCACCTCTTCTATAAGGGCCCAAGCCTTTTGTGCAATTTCGTCCGTTAGTTTTTCTACATAATAACTACCTGCCCAAGGGTCAACAGTTTTAGTAATTTCGGTCTCATTTTGTAAGTACAATTGGGTATTTCTGGCAATACGCGCAGAGAAATCCGTAGGGAGGGCTATGGCCTCATCCAAGGCATTGGTATGTAGGCTCTGTGTACCTCCAAAAACTGCTGCGGCCGCCTCTATGGTCGTTCTGGTAATATTGTTGAAAGGATCCTGCTCTGTAAGGCTCCAGCCGCTGGTTTGGCAATGGGTCCTTAGGGTGAGCGACTTCTCATTTTTAGGGTTAAATTGTTTTACCAATTTGGCCCAGAGCATTCTTCCCGCCCTCATTTTCGCAATTTCCATAAAATGATTCATCCCAATTCCCCAGAAGAAGGATAATCTTGGGGCAAAATCATCTATATTCAATCCTGCTTTTAAGCCAGTTCTAATATACTCCAATCCATCGGCCAAGGTATAGGCCAATTCAATATCGGCAGTTGCCCCGGCCTCGTGCATGTGGTAGCCGGATATACTTATACTATTGAATTGCGGCATGAACTTACTGGAATACTCAAAAATATCGGCAACGATCTGCATAGATGGGGCAGGAGGGTAGATGTAGGTGTTCCTTACCATAAATTCTTTAAGAATATCATTCTGTATGGTTCCAGAAAGATCTTTTGGTGAAACTCCCTGTTCCTCCGCTGCTACGATATAAAAGGCCATTATGGGCAACACTGCTCCGTTCATGGTCATGGAAACCGACATTTCATCCAATGGAATATCCTGGAACAGAATTTTCATGTCCTCTACGGAATCAATGGCAACGCCCGCTTTGCCAACATCGCCCACCACCCGCGGATGATCACTGTCATATCCCCTATGGGTTGGTAGATCAAAAGCTACGGATAGTCCTTTTTGTCCGGCTTTCAGATTTCGTCTGTAAAATGCGTTGCTTTCCTCTGCGGTCGAAAATCCCGCGTATTGCCTTATAGTCCATGGTCTACTGACATACATGGTGGAATAGGGCCCGCGCAGAAATGGAGGTATGCCCGCGGCAAAATTTAAATGTTCCAAACCCTCAATATCTTCCTTGGTATAGTTTTTTTTCAAGATTATTCCTTCCGAGGTCTCGAATGGCAAAACGGATTCTTGATCCGGAATATTTATTTCTGGAACGGACTTGAGTTGAATATGTTGAAGATTTTTTCTTGCCATGTTTTTGTTCTTCTTGTCCTAAACTATAGTTGTCTGCTTAGAAATAAAATTGCCCTAGGAAAACAGTTGTAACAGCTTTATTCAGTTTTCAAGCGTTCCTGTTCCCATTCTTCGGACAACCTTTTTTCCAAGATCGGTTCTATCAAGGTTTTTCGGGTGTTGGTTTTTACAAAGGGGTATAATTCTAGATCATCCTTCATTTTATCCAGTCTGGATGCGTATTTATTGGTGCCTACCAGGATTTTATCGCGGCTGTTAAAGCTTTCCTGTTCCTTGGTGGCGCTTTCCTTTATTTTTTTCTGAATGAGATGTTCCTTCAATTGCACCAGAAATCCGCCG contains the following coding sequences:
- a CDS encoding WbqC family protein encodes the protein MKLLLHPGYFPNIANFAAIVQNDICWEVMDNFQKQTFRNRCYICTDLGLHMLTIPIKHVGNKKGKQRYSEVQMDNAYPWQRQHWRTLETAYRTSPFFEFYEDDIAPLYHNTFHSLMDFNLKTIETICDCLQNNMPLDRTEIFEVDVTDKIDGRILINSKSKLQFQQPEYVQVFEDRNDFIPNLSILDLLFNEGTNALTYLKNLNLNLQNA
- a CDS encoding DUF5683 domain-containing protein translates to MSKYLVSLALYFLVITFGLAQEEENNTQASDSITTSLKKEGITVVDTLKVKKRAINPLAPSKAAFYSAVFPGLGQIYNKRYWKVPIVYAIIGGGIYGYIYNDDLYDRFRTAFKRRQAGFTDDEFYDLGTPNAPGADPDFSEAALESAQERYQEDRDLWLLVTIGMYALNIVDANVDSHLKQFNVDDDLSMDFKPYLDMDAITAKPVYGMALTIKF
- the lepB gene encoding signal peptidase I, with amino-acid sequence MNGTQWIIFILIIQVIHFLGTWKLYVKAGRKAWEAAIPVYNAIVLMQIINRPKWWVILLFIPIINLLMFPVVWVETLRSFGKNSLLDTWLAILTLGLYIYYVNYFVEDVKYIENRDIHPKTALGEWVSSIVFAIVAATLVHTYLIQPFVIPTSSLEKTLLVGDFLFVSKFHYGARIPMTTVAAPMVHDTLPILKTRSYVADVDPATYKTSVWNKLQLPYLRLPGFKKVKRNDIVVFSWPADTVYQFFKRQQGVRKPIDKKSNYVKRCVGVPGDSLTIKDGYVYINGEKTVLPYRAKPEFLHTVTVDGQFSNAAIELLGRENLSGNVIRVPNSSLQQERATEVIQAMNLEQIKSDTSYTYYAGNVGNQKVKDYLKSEDMNNMALFNLTEAEAKNYTGKDGIASINKFSYKNPDTSVFPQDPAHTGTVDNMGTIYIPEKGKTVPLNIEVLPIYEKIIKEYEGNDIKVNGNQILINGEVANSYTFDQNYYWMMGDNRHRSEDSRFWGYVPEDHIVGTPIFIWMSIDGINDGMSNWKVRWDRVFTTVNGDGEPTSYFKYFLILLAAWFIFDFFRKKKKVDN
- a CDS encoding DUF6122 family protein, whose translation is MLRFFLHYGIHFILPIIIGLVFFKDHRLKIILILLAGIFLDLDHLLADPIFDPGRCSINFHPLHTYWAIAGYFLLLFFTKTRVFGIAFLIHILADTVDCYLM
- the dapB gene encoding 4-hydroxy-tetrahydrodipicolinate reductase; the protein is MNIALFGYGKMGKMIEKIALKRNHTIVAKIDLDATDINFSEIDVAIDFSMPNAAYGNIKNCLEHNVPIISGTTGWLQDYQKAVDLCKKNNGAFIYASNFSLGVNLFFELNSYLAKLMASQDQYKVVMEEIHHTQKLDAPSGTAITLAEGVIDNTNYIDWKLDSAGDREIPITAKRIADTPGTHTVSYESEVDGIEIKHTAHNREGFALGAVIAAEWIVGKTGVFTMKDVLNLR
- the scpA gene encoding methylmalonyl-CoA mutase, whose product is MARKNLQHIQLKSVPEINIPDQESVLPFETSEGIILKKNYTKEDIEGLEHLNFAAGIPPFLRGPYSTMYVSRPWTIRQYAGFSTAEESNAFYRRNLKAGQKGLSVAFDLPTHRGYDSDHPRVVGDVGKAGVAIDSVEDMKILFQDIPLDEMSVSMTMNGAVLPIMAFYIVAAEEQGVSPKDLSGTIQNDILKEFMVRNTYIYPPAPSMQIVADIFEYSSKFMPQFNSISISGYHMHEAGATADIELAYTLADGLEYIRTGLKAGLNIDDFAPRLSFFWGIGMNHFMEIAKMRAGRMLWAKLVKQFNPKNEKSLTLRTHCQTSGWSLTEQDPFNNITRTTIEAAAAVFGGTQSLHTNALDEAIALPTDFSARIARNTQLYLQNETEITKTVDPWAGSYYVEKLTDEIAQKAWALIEEVEELGGMTKAIDAGIPKLRIEEAAAKKQARIDSVRDIIVGINKYQSKTEDELQILEVDNAEVRKQQLARLELVKANRSEHEVQQALLALTKVAKERMKPNSSKSAHINTLEEENFLALAIKAARARATLGEISTALENAFGRHKAIINSFTGVYSKEIKGDDSFGIARQMADSFAEQEGRRPRIMIAKMGQDGHDRGAKVVATGYADLGFDVDIGPLFQTPAEAAKQAVENDVHVLGISSLAGGHKTLVPQVLQELKAYGHEDIMVIVGGVIPKQDYDFLYEAGAAAIFGPGTKISDTAIEILKILSK
- a CDS encoding ParB/RepB/Spo0J family partition protein codes for the protein MAKAIKKQALGRGLSALLKDPENDIQSATDKNADKVVGNIVELDMDAIDVNPFQPRSNFNDEALQELASSIKELGVIQPITVRKLDFNKYQLVSGERRYRASKLIGLETIPAYIRIANDQESLEMALVENIQRQDLDPIEIALSYQRLIDEIQLTQEKMSERVGKKRSTITNYLRLLRLDPIIQTGIRDGFVSMGHGRALVNVEKKQDQIALYEKIVGENLSVRDTEKAVKDYQEGNGQVAPVTAPSGKEPKKAAINPDFIDKNLGAFSDYLSVKVDIKASEKGKGKITIPFHSKEEFNRLKKLITGE
- a CDS encoding ParA family protein, which encodes MGKIIAIANQKGGVGKTTTSVNLAASLGVLEKKVLLIDADPQANATSGLGLDVDSIELGTYQLLEHTKTAEETIIKTSSPNVDLIPAHIDLVAIEIELVDKDDREYMMKNAIRHLKEKYDYILIDCAPSLGLLTLNALTAADSVMIPIQCEYFALEGLGKLLNTIKSVQKIHNPELDIEGMVLTMYDSRLRLSNQVVEEVKKHFSEMVFDTIIQRNVRLSEAPSYGESIIKYDASSKGAANYLNLANEVVVKNKETA